Proteins encoded together in one Citromicrobium bathyomarinum window:
- a CDS encoding radical SAM protein, with the protein MWPYHPELLETPVPRYTSYPTAADFDVLPACHYRTALERTEGDVSLYLHIPFCEQICFYCGCNTGKANKRKRLESYLRALHREIETVAALLPRGTRVRRIAFGGGSPNAIAPVEFLRLIDALTIQFEIDDPVFSIELDPRTMSREWAQVLAAVGVERASLGVQTFAEHCQQAIGRVQPEELIVQTVDWLREAGVSSINFDLMYGLPGQTLDDLEDSMHRTRVLGADRVALFGYAHVPHIVARQRVIDATNLPDRDQRFAMASAGFGYFLTHGYVPVGFDHFAKAGSDPLAAAATSGRVRRNFQGFTDDPSDVLIGLGASAISSFPGLLAQNEKNSGRYRMKAGDGQLTVTRGIHRSADDRYRGAIIERLLCDGRSRVGSRLLAEVTPRLTPFIDRGLAHIDREWLSIEPDGLPYARTIAALFDPYRTVSARQFSSAV; encoded by the coding sequence ATGTGGCCTTATCATCCCGAACTGCTGGAAACGCCCGTGCCGCGTTACACCAGCTATCCGACCGCGGCGGACTTCGACGTCCTGCCGGCCTGCCATTATCGCACCGCGCTGGAGCGGACGGAGGGGGACGTATCGCTCTACCTCCATATCCCGTTCTGCGAGCAGATCTGCTTCTACTGCGGTTGCAACACGGGCAAGGCGAACAAGCGCAAGCGGCTCGAAAGCTACCTGCGCGCGCTTCATCGCGAGATCGAGACGGTCGCCGCGCTGCTGCCCCGGGGCACTCGCGTGCGCCGGATCGCCTTTGGCGGGGGCAGCCCCAATGCGATCGCGCCGGTCGAATTCCTGCGCCTGATCGATGCGCTGACGATCCAGTTCGAGATCGACGATCCGGTCTTCTCGATTGAACTCGACCCGCGCACGATGAGCCGCGAATGGGCGCAGGTGCTCGCCGCCGTGGGGGTGGAGCGGGCCAGTCTGGGCGTGCAGACCTTTGCTGAGCATTGCCAGCAGGCGATCGGCCGGGTCCAGCCCGAAGAGCTGATCGTGCAGACGGTCGACTGGCTGCGCGAGGCGGGCGTCAGCTCGATCAACTTCGATCTGATGTACGGCCTGCCGGGCCAGACGCTCGATGATCTGGAGGATTCGATGCACCGCACCCGCGTGCTGGGTGCGGACCGGGTCGCGCTGTTCGGATATGCGCATGTGCCGCATATCGTCGCGCGGCAGCGCGTGATCGATGCGACCAACCTGCCCGACCGGGATCAGCGCTTCGCGATGGCCTCGGCAGGCTTCGGTTATTTCCTTACCCATGGCTATGTGCCCGTGGGCTTCGATCACTTTGCCAAGGCGGGCAGCGATCCGCTAGCGGCGGCGGCCACCAGTGGCCGGGTGCGGCGTAATTTTCAGGGCTTCACCGATGACCCCAGCGATGTGCTGATCGGGCTGGGCGCCTCGGCGATCAGCAGCTTCCCCGGCCTGCTCGCGCAGAACGAGAAGAATTCCGGCCGCTACCGGATGAAGGCGGGCGATGGTCAGCTGACCGTGACCCGCGGCATCCACCGCTCTGCCGACGACCGCTATCGCGGGGCTATCATCGAGCGGCTGCTGTGCGACGGGCGCAGCCGCGTGGGTTCGCGCCTGCTGGCCGAAGTGACCCCGCGACTGACGCCCTTCATCGATCGCGGGCTGGCGCATATCGATCGCGAGTGGCTCTCGATCGAGCCCGACGGCCTGCCCTATGCGCGCACCATCGCGGCGCTGTTCGATCCCTATCGCACGGTGTCGGCGCGCCAGTTCAGCTCGGCTGTGTGA
- a CDS encoding heavy metal translocating P-type ATPase, with product MRCAGCISKVERGLLALDGVSAARVNLSAKRVTVDHSETLDDLALVDALERIGFEAQAIESPTAQPAPPDRELTKALAVAGFGMMNIMLLSVSVWSGADGATRELFHWLSALIALPVIAYAGRPFFGSALTALRHGRTNMDVPISIGVLLATGLSLYETATGGENAFFDGATMLLFFLLAGRALDAAMRNRTRAGIASLLSRMGRHATILLPDGSTRRLSAEELEPGMTMLVAAGDALAADGTIEAGTSAIDNAMLTGESTPEDVSIGQSVHAGAVNLLAPIRVRITAAAQDTAIAEIARLMDEAGQSRSRYVRIADRASRLYAPVVHTLALLAFVGWMIAGAGWHQSLVIAIAVLIITCPCAMGLAVPAAQVVASGALLKKGLLVKDGSALERLAEADIAVFDKTGTLTLGEPVAELAHVDEHALPVALALALSSHHPLSRALTKALTAQGVKPAAISQPEEIAGEGVFAMFDGQRVSLTRPLGDGGATATELRIARQCWTIPFHDALRPDAADAIVRIAAAGLDSRIISGDADTVVSGVAADLGISGHGRVSPQAKLAELERLKAEGKRPLMVGDGLNDGPALAAAHVSIAPGTASDVSQQAADAVFVGERLMPVALAVVAAQRTMRVVRQNFGFAIAYNMLAIPLALAGLVTPLIAAIAMSISSLVVVANSLRLARAAR from the coding sequence ATGCGCTGCGCCGGGTGCATCTCCAAGGTGGAGCGCGGGCTGCTGGCGCTCGACGGCGTATCCGCAGCGCGGGTCAACCTCTCGGCCAAGCGGGTGACGGTCGATCACTCGGAAACGCTCGACGATCTGGCGCTGGTCGACGCGCTGGAGCGGATCGGGTTCGAAGCGCAGGCGATCGAAAGTCCCACCGCCCAGCCCGCCCCGCCCGACCGCGAACTGACCAAGGCGCTGGCGGTGGCAGGCTTCGGCATGATGAACATCATGCTGCTGTCGGTCAGCGTATGGTCCGGAGCCGACGGCGCCACGCGCGAGCTGTTCCACTGGCTTTCCGCGCTGATCGCGCTGCCGGTGATCGCCTATGCCGGGCGGCCCTTCTTCGGCTCTGCGCTCACCGCGCTGCGCCACGGGCGGACCAATATGGATGTGCCGATCTCGATCGGCGTACTGCTCGCCACCGGGCTCAGCCTCTACGAGACCGCGACCGGGGGCGAGAACGCCTTTTTCGACGGCGCGACCATGCTGCTGTTCTTCCTGCTCGCGGGCCGCGCGCTCGATGCCGCGATGCGCAACCGCACGCGCGCAGGCATCGCCTCTCTGCTGAGCCGGATGGGCCGCCACGCGACAATCCTGCTGCCCGACGGATCGACCCGCCGGCTGAGTGCCGAAGAGCTGGAACCGGGGATGACCATGCTGGTCGCCGCAGGCGATGCGCTGGCCGCCGACGGCACGATCGAGGCCGGGACCAGCGCGATCGATAACGCCATGCTGACCGGCGAGAGCACGCCGGAGGATGTCTCCATCGGGCAGAGCGTCCATGCGGGCGCGGTCAATCTGCTCGCGCCGATCCGGGTGCGGATCACCGCCGCCGCGCAGGACACCGCGATCGCGGAGATCGCGCGGCTGATGGACGAGGCCGGGCAATCGCGCAGCCGCTATGTGCGGATCGCGGACCGTGCCTCGCGCCTCTATGCCCCGGTGGTCCACACGCTCGCCCTGCTCGCCTTCGTCGGCTGGATGATCGCAGGCGCAGGCTGGCACCAGTCGCTGGTGATCGCCATCGCGGTGCTGATCATCACCTGTCCGTGCGCAATGGGGCTGGCCGTGCCCGCCGCGCAGGTCGTCGCATCGGGCGCGCTGCTGAAGAAGGGCCTGCTGGTGAAGGACGGCAGCGCGCTGGAACGGCTGGCAGAGGCCGATATCGCGGTGTTCGACAAGACCGGCACTCTGACCCTGGGAGAGCCCGTTGCAGAGCTTGCGCATGTCGATGAGCATGCCCTGCCTGTCGCGCTCGCGCTCGCGCTGTCGAGCCACCATCCGCTCAGCCGCGCGCTGACCAAGGCGCTCACCGCGCAGGGCGTGAAGCCTGCGGCCATCAGCCAACCCGAAGAGATCGCGGGCGAAGGCGTGTTCGCCATGTTCGACGGGCAGCGCGTCAGCCTGACCCGTCCGCTGGGCGATGGCGGCGCGACCGCGACCGAATTGCGGATCGCCAGACAGTGCTGGACCATCCCCTTCCACGACGCGCTGCGTCCCGATGCGGCCGACGCCATTGTGCGGATCGCGGCGGCGGGGCTCGATAGCCGGATCATCTCCGGCGATGCGGACACGGTCGTCTCCGGCGTCGCGGCGGACCTCGGCATCAGCGGGCACGGGCGCGTCTCCCCCCAGGCGAAGCTGGCCGAGCTGGAGCGTCTGAAGGCCGAGGGTAAACGACCGCTGATGGTCGGCGACGGGCTGAACGACGGGCCGGCGCTGGCCGCCGCCCATGTCTCGATCGCGCCGGGTACGGCCAGCGACGTGAGCCAGCAGGCCGCCGACGCTGTGTTCGTGGGCGAGCGGCTGATGCCGGTCGCGCTCGCGGTGGTCGCCGCGCAGCGCACGATGCGGGTCGTGCGGCAGAACTTCGGCTTCGCGATCGCCTACAACATGCTCGCCATTCCGCTGGCGCTGGCCGGGCTCGTGACCCCGTTGATCGCGGCGATCGCCATGTCGATCAGCTCGCTGGTGGTGGTTGCCAATTCGCTTCGGCTGGCACGGGCAGCGCGATGA
- a CDS encoding OmpW family outer membrane protein encodes MKRLFAAMLVGTAMLATPAAAQDEQGNIQVKLLGTVVMPDGAISAVNVDTVGLPGDTQTEANDNVVPTLAVEYFVSKNFSIETICCMTQHDVDAVSGLPGAELVADAKLIPATVTAKGHFDLGPVKPYVGAGVTYFLWVDVDPGEATLPLGVTETDLSNEFGFVLQAGMDVPLGDSGFGLTLDAKKYFVDTTASWYAGDTLAIQTEHDLDPWVLSAGVSYRF; translated from the coding sequence ATGAAGCGTCTGTTTGCCGCAATGCTTGTTGGAACCGCCATGCTGGCCACGCCTGCCGCGGCTCAGGATGAACAGGGCAACATCCAGGTGAAGCTGCTGGGCACCGTCGTGATGCCGGACGGGGCGATCAGCGCCGTCAATGTCGACACGGTCGGCCTGCCGGGCGACACCCAGACCGAGGCCAACGACAATGTCGTGCCCACGCTGGCCGTCGAATATTTCGTGTCGAAGAATTTCTCGATCGAGACGATCTGCTGCATGACACAGCATGATGTCGACGCGGTATCGGGCCTGCCGGGTGCCGAGCTTGTCGCCGATGCGAAGCTGATCCCTGCCACCGTAACCGCCAAGGGTCATTTCGACCTCGGCCCGGTAAAACCCTATGTCGGCGCGGGCGTAACCTACTTCCTGTGGGTCGATGTCGATCCGGGCGAAGCCACGCTGCCGCTGGGCGTGACCGAAACCGACCTGTCGAACGAATTCGGCTTCGTGCTGCAGGCCGGGATGGACGTGCCGCTGGGCGATAGCGGGTTCGGCCTGACGCTGGATGCGAAGAAGTACTTCGTCGACACCACCGCCAGCTGGTACGCGGGCGACACGCTAGCCATCCAGACCGAGCACGATCTCGACCCGTGGGTGCTGAGCGCAGGCGTCAGCTACCGCTTCTGA
- a CDS encoding FixH family protein, whose protein sequence is MMREFTGKHMAGVMVAGFGIVVAVNFYMASLATNGFGGVVVENSYVASQKYNGWLAEAARQEATGWQLDASRTEDGLVVVETQNAPETAMLTAVARHPLGKKTTRTLAFTRQDDGRFIANQPLDAGRWTLRMTLSDGDRKRVIEAPLS, encoded by the coding sequence ATGATGCGCGAATTTACCGGCAAGCACATGGCGGGCGTGATGGTCGCCGGCTTCGGCATCGTGGTCGCGGTCAATTTCTACATGGCCTCGCTCGCCACCAACGGCTTCGGCGGTGTGGTGGTCGAAAATTCCTACGTCGCCAGCCAGAAATATAACGGATGGCTGGCGGAGGCCGCGCGGCAGGAAGCGACCGGGTGGCAGCTCGACGCGAGCCGCACGGAGGATGGGCTGGTGGTGGTCGAGACGCAGAACGCGCCCGAGACCGCGATGCTGACCGCGGTCGCGCGCCACCCGCTGGGGAAGAAGACCACCCGCACCCTCGCCTTCACCCGGCAAGATGATGGCCGCTTCATCGCGAACCAGCCGCTCGACGCGGGACGCTGGACGCTGCGGATGACCCTCTCCGACGGGGATCGCAAACGGGTGATCGAGGCACCGCTGTCGTGA
- the ccoS gene encoding cbb3-type cytochrome oxidase assembly protein CcoS — protein MSGLTFLIPIALAMGGIGLAAFFWAVGNGQYDDMDGAANRILIDEEPGDQDRGNGERTDDQA, from the coding sequence ATGAGCGGGCTCACCTTCCTGATCCCGATCGCACTGGCGATGGGGGGCATCGGCCTTGCCGCGTTCTTCTGGGCGGTGGGCAATGGCCAGTACGACGACATGGACGGGGCGGCGAACCGCATTCTGATCGACGAGGAACCCGGCGATCAGGATCGCGGCAATGGGGAGCGCACCGATGATCAGGCCTGA
- the ccoO gene encoding cytochrome-c oxidase, cbb3-type subunit II: MSLTEKHKKLERNITLLAVATFVTVAIGGVVEIAPLFWIDNTIEEVDGVRPYSPLEQAGRDIYIREGCYSCHSQMIRPFRDEVERYGHYSLAAESMYDHPFQWGSKRTGPDLARVGGRYSDEWHIQHLENPQSVVPESIMPKYGFLKERDLKVADAKAMLKALKTVGVPYSDRDLEQAEADLYAQADPDIAAGDLAERYPKAQIRDFDGNPDRVTEMDALIAYLQMLGTLVDFESAAPFEELAQEKGR, from the coding sequence ATGAGCCTGACCGAAAAACACAAGAAGCTGGAACGCAACATCACGCTGCTCGCCGTGGCTACCTTCGTGACGGTGGCGATCGGCGGGGTGGTGGAGATCGCACCGCTCTTCTGGATCGACAACACGATCGAGGAAGTCGACGGCGTGCGCCCCTACAGCCCGCTCGAACAGGCGGGGCGCGACATCTACATCCGCGAAGGGTGCTATTCGTGCCACAGCCAGATGATCCGCCCCTTCCGCGACGAAGTCGAACGCTACGGCCACTACAGCCTCGCGGCGGAAAGCATGTACGACCACCCCTTCCAGTGGGGATCGAAGCGGACCGGGCCGGATCTCGCCCGCGTGGGTGGCCGCTATTCGGACGAATGGCACATCCAGCACCTGGAGAACCCGCAGAGCGTGGTGCCCGAGAGCATCATGCCCAAATACGGCTTCCTGAAAGAGCGTGACCTCAAGGTCGCCGATGCGAAGGCTATGCTCAAGGCGCTCAAGACCGTGGGCGTGCCCTATAGCGACCGCGATCTGGAGCAGGCCGAGGCCGATCTCTACGCGCAGGCCGATCCCGACATTGCCGCGGGCGACCTGGCAGAGCGCTATCCCAAGGCGCAGATCCGCGACTTCGACGGCAACCCCGACCGGGTGACCGAGATGGATGCGCTGATCGCCTACCTTCAGATGCTCGGCACGCTGGTCGATTTCGAAAGCGCCGCACCGTTCGAAGAGCTCGCTCAGGAGAAAGGCCGATGA
- the ccoN gene encoding cytochrome-c oxidase, cbb3-type subunit I produces the protein MEAALARAGLWFVLLLLSLAVAVSAKDAGFAAHAVIIGIVSFAMIWITAGRFDPVGGGRTFFKMPESPSQYDDEIVRWGAIATMFWGVVGLLAGVFIASQMAFPWLNVEPYLNFGRLRPLHTSAVIFAFGGNALLATSFYVVQRTCRTQLALPSLARFVFWGYQLFIVLAATGYLLGVTQSKEYAEPEWYVDLWLTIVWVAYLAVFVATLLKRNEPHIYVANWFYLAFIVTIAMLHVVNNLAVPISFLGSRSYSAFSGVQDALTQWWYGHNAVGFFLTAGFLAMMYYFVPKQAERPIYSYRLSIIHFWSLIFLYIWAGPHHLHYTALPDWAQTLGMVFSIMLWMPSWGGMINGLMTLNGAWDKVRTDPIIRMMVMALAFYGMSTFEGPMLSIKSVNSLSHYTDWTIGHVHSGALGWNGMITFACLYYLFPRLWGRERMYSLRMINWHFWLATLGIVFYAASMWVAGITQGLMWREYGPDGYLVNSFADTVAALHPMFIMRMTGGLLYLSGALVMSYNVWMTLAGKLRDEAPMTSPSYDPAKDKPIVGSRPAAHPDSVPAE, from the coding sequence ATTGAGGCAGCACTCGCGAGGGCCGGACTGTGGTTCGTCCTTCTCCTCCTGTCATTGGCCGTGGCAGTCTCCGCCAAGGACGCCGGTTTTGCCGCGCACGCGGTGATCATCGGGATCGTCTCGTTCGCGATGATCTGGATAACCGCGGGCCGGTTCGATCCGGTCGGCGGCGGTCGCACGTTCTTCAAGATGCCCGAATCGCCGTCTCAATATGACGACGAGATCGTGCGCTGGGGTGCGATCGCAACGATGTTCTGGGGCGTTGTCGGCCTGCTCGCAGGCGTGTTCATCGCCTCGCAGATGGCCTTCCCCTGGCTCAACGTCGAACCCTACCTCAATTTCGGACGTCTGCGTCCGCTGCATACGTCGGCGGTGATCTTCGCCTTCGGCGGCAACGCGCTGCTCGCGACCAGCTTCTACGTGGTCCAGCGCACCTGCCGGACGCAGCTGGCACTGCCCAGCCTCGCCCGGTTCGTGTTCTGGGGCTACCAGCTGTTCATCGTGCTCGCCGCGACCGGCTATCTGCTGGGTGTCACCCAGTCGAAGGAATATGCCGAGCCGGAATGGTACGTCGACCTGTGGCTGACGATCGTCTGGGTCGCCTATCTCGCGGTGTTCGTCGCCACGCTGCTCAAGCGCAACGAACCGCATATCTACGTCGCCAACTGGTTCTACCTCGCCTTCATCGTGACAATCGCGATGCTGCACGTGGTCAACAACCTGGCGGTGCCGATCAGCTTCCTGGGTTCGCGCAGCTACAGCGCCTTCTCGGGCGTGCAGGATGCGCTGACCCAGTGGTGGTACGGCCATAACGCGGTCGGATTCTTCCTCACCGCGGGCTTCCTCGCGATGATGTACTACTTCGTGCCCAAGCAGGCCGAACGTCCGATCTACAGCTATCGCCTGTCGATCATCCACTTCTGGTCGCTGATCTTCCTCTACATCTGGGCGGGTCCGCACCACCTCCACTACACCGCGCTGCCCGACTGGGCGCAGACGCTGGGGATGGTGTTCTCGATCATGCTGTGGATGCCCAGCTGGGGCGGGATGATCAACGGCCTGATGACCCTCAACGGGGCATGGGACAAGGTCCGCACCGATCCGATCATCCGGATGATGGTGATGGCGCTCGCCTTCTACGGAATGAGCACCTTCGAAGGCCCGATGCTGTCGATCAAGAGCGTCAACAGCCTGTCGCACTACACCGACTGGACCATCGGCCACGTCCACTCCGGCGCGCTGGGATGGAACGGGATGATCACCTTCGCCTGCCTGTACTACCTGTTCCCGCGGCTCTGGGGTCGTGAGCGGATGTACAGCCTGCGGATGATCAACTGGCACTTCTGGCTCGCGACGCTGGGGATCGTCTTCTACGCCGCCAGCATGTGGGTGGCGGGCATCACCCAAGGCCTGATGTGGCGCGAATACGGGCCCGACGGCTACCTGGTGAACAGCTTCGCCGACACGGTCGCCGCGCTCCATCCGATGTTCATCATGCGGATGACCGGCGGGCTGCTGTACCTCTCGGGTGCACTGGTGATGAGCTACAACGTCTGGATGACGCTGGCAGGCAAGCTGCGCGACGAAGCGCCGATGACCAGCCCCAGCTACGACCCCGCCAAAGACAAGCCGATCGTCGGATCGCGGCCCGCCGCCCATCCCGACAGCGTGCCGGCCGAATAG
- a CDS encoding cbb3-type cytochrome c oxidase subunit 3, translating to MTFYEELRHFADSFGLMAMLLFYLLLCLWPFRPGAKRRINKAAHSIFEDQTDGK from the coding sequence ATGACCTTCTACGAAGAGCTGCGTCACTTCGCGGACAGCTTCGGCCTGATGGCCATGCTGCTGTTCTACCTTCTCCTGTGCCTGTGGCCGTTCCGGCCCGGCGCCAAGCGCCGCATCAACAAGGCAGCCCATTCGATTTTCGAGGATCAGACCGATGGCAAATAA
- a CDS encoding carboxymuconolactone decarboxylase family protein yields MTHTDFKDWPALAANLIPAIKQLHRGAPEVMKGFRDMGAAAHGAGALDAKTKELLAVAISVAVRCDPCIAYHVDGARKHGATREEIAETLGLAIYMGAGPSAMYAAQALEAYDQFVDEAGGGE; encoded by the coding sequence ATGACTCATACCGACTTCAAGGACTGGCCCGCCCTGGCCGCCAACCTCATCCCGGCGATCAAGCAGCTGCATCGCGGCGCGCCGGAGGTGATGAAGGGCTTTCGCGACATGGGGGCAGCGGCGCATGGCGCCGGTGCCCTCGACGCGAAGACCAAGGAACTGCTGGCGGTCGCGATCTCGGTCGCAGTGCGCTGCGACCCGTGCATCGCCTACCACGTGGATGGCGCGCGCAAGCACGGTGCCACGCGCGAAGAGATTGCCGAGACGCTGGGGCTTGCGATCTACATGGGTGCAGGACCCAGCGCGATGTACGCGGCGCAGGCGCTGGAGGCCTACGACCAGTTCGTGGACGAGGCGGGCGGCGGCGAATAG
- the ccoG gene encoding cytochrome c oxidase accessory protein CcoG → MPEKLYEKRKAVHNKRIDGPFRRFKWFVMFVTLAIYYVTPWIRWDRGPFAPDQAVLVDLANRRFYMFGIEIWPHEFYFVAGLLIMAGIGLFLVTSAVGRAWCGYACPQTVWTDLFQHIDRFVDGDRNARARLDKAPWGPKKIARRAFKWSIYLLISLATGGAWILYFADAPTLFQDFFTLQAPMVAYATVGILTLTTFTLGGFMREQVCIYMCPWPRIQSAMLDEKSLIVTYKDWRGEPRGSLKKAKKDPEHFGDCIDCNQCVAVCPTGIDIREGPQIGCITCALCIDACDRVMKDIGRPRGLIDYATLEDCREEALGHPAKPVWKTLLRPRTLIYFGVWGAIGAALLFALGTRTHTDLTVSPDRNPPYMLMSDGSIRNSYTLKLRNMESRPREMVVAIEGLPGGKMWTDTIGADEAAATQSFNVPADQIRTVRAYVVAPKDATSREFTFRLTSQDEQRETDTVETRFDAPAGGS, encoded by the coding sequence ATGCCCGAAAAGCTCTACGAGAAGCGCAAGGCGGTTCATAACAAGCGGATCGACGGGCCTTTCCGCCGCTTCAAGTGGTTCGTGATGTTCGTCACCCTGGCGATCTATTACGTCACCCCGTGGATCCGCTGGGATCGCGGGCCCTTCGCCCCCGATCAGGCGGTGCTGGTCGATCTGGCCAACCGCCGCTTCTACATGTTCGGGATCGAGATCTGGCCGCACGAATTCTACTTCGTCGCGGGTCTGCTGATCATGGCCGGGATCGGGCTGTTCCTGGTCACCAGCGCGGTCGGCCGTGCGTGGTGCGGCTATGCCTGCCCGCAGACCGTATGGACCGACCTGTTCCAGCATATCGACCGCTTCGTCGACGGCGATCGCAACGCGCGTGCCCGGCTCGACAAGGCTCCCTGGGGGCCAAAGAAGATCGCGCGGCGCGCGTTCAAATGGTCGATCTACCTCCTCATCAGCCTGGCGACGGGCGGGGCGTGGATTCTCTACTTCGCCGATGCGCCGACGCTGTTTCAGGACTTCTTCACGCTGCAGGCGCCGATGGTCGCCTACGCGACCGTGGGTATCCTCACGCTGACCACCTTCACGCTGGGCGGCTTCATGCGCGAACAGGTGTGCATCTACATGTGCCCCTGGCCGCGTATCCAGAGCGCGATGCTCGACGAGAAATCGCTGATCGTCACCTATAAGGACTGGCGCGGAGAGCCACGTGGCAGCCTGAAGAAGGCGAAGAAGGACCCCGAGCATTTCGGCGACTGCATCGACTGCAACCAGTGCGTCGCGGTGTGTCCCACGGGGATCGACATCCGCGAGGGGCCGCAGATCGGCTGCATCACCTGCGCGCTGTGCATCGATGCGTGCGACCGGGTGATGAAGGATATTGGCCGCCCGCGCGGGCTGATCGACTACGCCACGCTGGAGGACTGCCGCGAGGAAGCGCTGGGCCACCCCGCAAAGCCCGTCTGGAAGACGCTGCTGCGCCCGCGCACCCTGATCTACTTCGGTGTGTGGGGCGCGATCGGTGCCGCCCTGCTGTTCGCGCTGGGCACGCGTACTCACACCGATCTGACAGTCTCGCCAGACCGCAATCCGCCGTACATGCTGATGAGCGACGGATCGATCCGCAATTCCTACACGCTGAAGCTGCGCAATATGGAAAGCCGCCCGCGCGAGATGGTTGTCGCGATCGAAGGGCTGCCGGGCGGGAAGATGTGGACCGACACCATCGGCGCCGATGAAGCCGCCGCCACGCAGAGCTTCAACGTACCCGCCGACCAGATCCGCACCGTGCGGGCCTATGTCGTCGCACCCAAGGATGCGACCTCGCGCGAGTTCACCTTCCGGCTGACCTCGCAGGACGAGCAGCGCGAAACCGACACCGTCGAAACCCGCTTCGACGCCCCTGCAGGAGGATCATGA
- the ccoP gene encoding cytochrome-c oxidase, cbb3-type subunit III has translation MANKRIDEPTGTETVGHEWDGIEELNTPLPRWWLWTFYLTIIFAIIYVILYPAWPMVDKATEGVLGWSSRGQLAEKMSAAEQAQQGFRDQLANIPIERLPDDSALMARAVAGGQAAFKVHCTQCHGSGGAGDQQLGYPNLNDDAWLWGGDLKAIEYTITHGIRWPDDDETRFSQMPPFEGALDDAQINAVIDHVLSLSGKAQPNAAGAQIFGDNCAACHGPQGKGGRDVGAPNLSDAIWLRGSERSALQRQILNPRMGVMPAWGERLDPVTIKMLAAYVHSLGGGEDFVEVAEDPEVEVDE, from the coding sequence ATGGCAAATAAGCGCATCGACGAACCCACCGGCACCGAAACCGTCGGCCATGAGTGGGACGGTATCGAGGAGCTTAACACGCCCCTGCCCCGCTGGTGGCTGTGGACCTTCTACCTCACGATCATCTTCGCGATCATCTACGTCATCCTCTATCCGGCATGGCCGATGGTCGACAAGGCGACCGAGGGCGTGCTCGGCTGGTCGAGCCGCGGCCAGCTGGCCGAAAAGATGAGCGCTGCCGAGCAGGCCCAGCAGGGCTTCCGTGATCAGCTGGCGAATATCCCGATCGAACGCCTGCCGGACGACAGCGCGCTGATGGCGCGGGCAGTCGCCGGCGGACAGGCGGCCTTCAAGGTCCATTGCACCCAGTGCCACGGCTCGGGCGGTGCGGGCGACCAGCAGCTGGGCTACCCCAACCTCAACGACGATGCCTGGCTGTGGGGCGGTGACCTGAAGGCGATCGAGTACACGATCACCCACGGGATTCGCTGGCCGGACGACGACGAGACCCGCTTCAGCCAGATGCCTCCGTTCGAAGGCGCGCTGGACGATGCCCAGATCAATGCAGTGATCGACCACGTCCTCTCGCTCAGCGGCAAGGCCCAGCCCAACGCCGCCGGAGCGCAGATCTTCGGCGATAACTGCGCCGCCTGCCACGGCCCGCAGGGTAAGGGCGGACGCGATGTGGGCGCGCCCAACCTGAGCGATGCGATCTGGCTGCGCGGCAGCGAACGCTCGGCCCTGCAGCGTCAGATCCTCAATCCTCGCATGGGCGTGATGCCCGCCTGGGGCGAGAGGCTCGATCCGGTGACGATCAAGATGCTCGCCGCCTATGTCCATTCGCTCGGGGGAGGCGAAGACTTCGTAGAGGTCGCGGAAGATCCCGAGGTGGAGGTCGATGAATAG